From the Theobroma cacao cultivar B97-61/B2 chromosome 2, Criollo_cocoa_genome_V2, whole genome shotgun sequence genome, one window contains:
- the LOC18607935 gene encoding EKC/KEOPS complex subunit Tprkb: MKVFEINGNTLSLALFTDVTNSKELLDSMQAGKLDPEVAFLNASLIPDVFPVLAAAHKTLIVKSRESLTTRTLHSELVYNYSGSKHITESLKRCGISDNSSYVLAARFNASPDEMKAVEKLINGKEIDLEELEGRADQAQIQKHYKITGPELGVSTLADAITCRIAARDAL, encoded by the exons ATGAAGGTATTTGAAATCAATGGCAACACTCTCTCTCTTGCCCTCTTCACCGACGTCACCAACTCCAA GGAACTCCTAGACTCAATGCAAGCTGGGAAACTGGATCCTGAAGTTGCATTTCTTAATGCATCACTT ATTCCAGATGTTTTCCCTGTTCTAGCTGCGGCACATAAGACACTTATTGTCAAGTCGCGGGAGTCATTGACTACACGCACACTACATTCTGAACTTGTTTACAATTACTCAGGATCTAAGCAT ATTACAGAGTCATTGAAAAGATGTGGTATCTCTGACAATTCAAGTTATGTCCTTGCTGCCCGATTTAATGCTTCTCCTGATGAG ATGAAAGCTGTGGAGAAGCTTATCAATGGAAAAGAGATTGATTTAGAGGAGTTGGAAGGAAGAGCAGACCAAGCTCAGATACAAAAG CACTACAAAATAACTGGCCCAGAGCTAGGGGTATCCACCCTTGCAGATGCCATAACATGTCGAATTGCTGCTCGGGATGCTTTATGA